Below is a genomic region from Silurus meridionalis isolate SWU-2019-XX chromosome 1, ASM1480568v1, whole genome shotgun sequence.
aaatgctataaGAAGAGTATGGAACATAGAAACGCAGCAAACTAACCGGCTAAACATTCGCttaaaaccacaacagtgactaaaaatgcgatcgtttactgctgctgttatttgctgcttttagatttagtgtttgtttgcaccgtTTTTAATCGCATCCATCACAATGTCACTAGCGAGCCGATTGCGCAACCCGATACttgcgagtcacgacagaacagatcatTAAACCACACCAGTTTCGcctgatgaggattatacagtttttgcttatcgtgctgatgtttcgccttcatctgGGACACCAgcgtgttttcttttcatgtgcttgtGCATCCTGTGGTACTTCCATCAAACACAAGCTCTGCTTTGCCCTTATTATAAAATGCCTCCATGCCTTGCGTTTAATATACAATGTTCTAATTGCCTTGCGTTTAATATTAAATGCTGTCATGCCTTAGATGACTTGggatgcacactttttcctgctgccagttgacctgtacttttgccatttagcaagcggctgtgttatcttgccaTCACGCTAACCCGTAACCTGaacagcccaactaatcgataaggACATTCGTTGACAACGAATTTCGTTATcgattttattgattagttgttgcCTCCCCAATCCCGTAGTTACTTTACTGGTATATCATGGACAGTATGATATGGCACAACCCTAATACAGATTCTTCTGAGGAGGCTTCAAAAGCAAGGATACACAGGTGCTTCCTATgtggaaatctttttttccctaCATTTTTTTAGCGTGTCCTGTAAGCCAAGGGTATAAATACTccccctttttttaatttttaacctaAAGTCATTGTGAAAACGTTCACAGTGGTACTTGATGCACGTTTTGGATCGAGGAAatgtataagaaaaaaaaaaaaaaaaaaataataataatgatatactTATGTGGCAGGTTGCTActaaatatattgttttctgGCTTTTACTTCAGGGACATTCACCTCTAAAGGTTTGGGTGATAGCATTAGAGCAACACTATTTCAGCACAAGCAAAGGCATGCTGATATAATGTAGCAGCTGTCATCCTGTTTATTCAACAGTTTCCCACATAGATCAGACATAatgttacatatacagtatctcacaaaagtgagtataccccctcatatttcagcaaccatttagtCTCAAGAagcaatactgtagaaatgaatacattttaaagtagcCAATGTGCAGCtggtatagcagtacagatttactgtcctctgaaaataactcaacatacagccattatttgtttaaagagcttccaacaaaagtgagtacaccctgagcgataacagctttacattgtgtaaccatgcaaagccacgtgtcctattcatcatgttcatgtttttgcctgcttgacaggaccatagtCAAGAATTAAGATACCTGacattccagccatatgtagttctcccaaaactgctaccacaaaaaCTTGTTGTAGCAAGCGAGAGTCATAGGATATCTTTTGTTGCGGTAGGATAAAATttttccaaacctgttccagcatgacaatgcctctgtacAAAAagcatggtttacatgggttggagtggaagatcttgagaggcctgctgctgagctctgacctcaacccaattgaacatctttgggatgaattgaatcACTGAATCGGATGAATTGAATTACTGAAtcagtggaggttattataacagcaaatggggacttaatgtggagcaggatgtttaaaatgtgtatatgacTGCTATGGAcacgtgtccacaaacttttgtccgtgAAGGGTAAATGCAAAGTTCTAAAAtgttagatttcttttttttggtatcagcatttttttctaaGTTCATATACGAAACCATAACATGAAAATTGTATGATGCTGTTAATTTATGTTATTTAGCACCTTTCCAGCTGACTcatcattattcttttttttttcatgatacaaacataaaaatataatcatgAGACCATAACAGGAAGCCTTTCTCACTTTGTCTAAATACTCAGACATGCTATGctgcttattattattgtgcgcaattattataaataattgccTATTCATTATAATGTATCTTTAAGTGTTAACAGAAATGGCCTCTCATTACAGAAATTACCTTTTGAAAGGACTTTGAACTTATTATACATTTGAATTTACTTGTTTCATCCCATAGTGTTAACCTTACTAGAGTTCtaaatttttttcataattgtaTGTTCTTGTGCAGATGACAGGAATTATTGTAACTttgaaaataagcaaaaaaaaaaaaaaaaaaaaagatgtaggaCGTGCATACTGTTTATgaattttttgcatgtttcctGAAGTAAACAACTGTTAAATGTTTCTTTATGATGTCTTCTGCCAGGTATGGGCACCATTGCACACTGGGCACCATGTCTCACctttatctgcctttttttaACTTGTCCTGTCATGAGCCGACCACTTAAATTACCATCACATTTTCCATTCTTTACAGTATGGAATGCTCCTACtgaaaagtgtgcatcggagtATGGCATTGATCTGGACTTGAACATTTTTGATATCGTCCACAATCTGAACCAGAGCTTCATTGGCAGTAACATCACCATCTTCTACTCGGACAAGCTAGGCTTCTATCCTCACTACAATGAGAAAAACGTATCTGTGTATGGAGGTGTTCCTCAGAACTTCAGTCTGCATGATCACCTCTTGGAAGCCTATTTCAATGTGCAACAGCAGATACCAAATAAAGACTTTAGCGGCATGGCTGTAGTGGACTGGGAGAGCTGGAGACCAGTTTGGGAGCGCAACTGGAACAGTAAGGAGATATACCAGCAAGGCTCTAGAACACTGGTAAAAACTAAACACCCTGACTGGAAACCAGAGCAGATTGAAATCCAGGCTAAGAAAGACTTTGAAGATGCAGCACAGGCCTTCATGGAGCAAACAATCAAGCTTGGAAGAGGCGAAAGGCCTGGAGGACTGTGGGGATTCTATGGCTTTCCCTGTTGCTACAACtatcagtataaaaaaaaagagaactacACAGGGGAATGTCCAACACTAGTCATGAAAATGAACAACAAGTTATCTTGGTTGTGGAACGTCAGCACGGCTTTATATCCTGATATTTATATGGATCTGAGCCTCAAGGGTCGTGATCGAGACATTCAACTGTATGCCCGAAATAGGATCATTGAAGgcatgagagtgagagagcaaGTCTCTCCTATTAAACCAGCTGTCATCCCCTATGCCCGTATCGTCTATACCTATTCAATGACCTTCCTCTCGCAGGTATTGATCCATATGTCTGTACAAATGCATATTTACAGACTAATTACAATGAACTGCTGATATTAATGGCTTGATAGTGCACCACTGCATTGACCTTTCAGTTCTCACAATTCATAAAGTCATTCCTAAAGGCTTCTATTGAAAGACACTGTACAGTTTGATTCCTTTGTGTTTTATAGGAGGATCTGGTTCATACTCTTGGAGAGAGTGTGGCATTAGGGACAGCAGGAATTGTGCTATGGGGAGATGCTAGCTATGCCACAAACAAGGTAAAATATACCAcagtttctttttaaacctTTATTGCCCCAAAAACTAAACCAGAGTATCTTTTTTGGACAAATGTTCAATAACAAATCTGAACATAAAACCATCTTGATTTCATACTACCTcggaatttttattttttatggttACATTTGCCTGTAATTGGAGCGCCTCTTTCATGGGACAAAGATGTAAGCACAGTACACAAGTTATTGAAAATACTGCTTGTTTTACATTCATTTGTTATTCATCACAAACCTTTTGATTACATTATTGTTAGCAGTCCTATGAGACAAATAcaatcttttaaatatttccCTGAATTTATGtttgttgcttttatttcttttgctttattGCCTTAATGATGGCATGATCTTAGATCAAAATGATCAGTGTTGCACAAACACCTGCTTGTTCTTAAAGCTTGTTCTGTTTGGTATTAAAGAGTGAACTAGAAATAGTGTAGAATCTTGAACCTTGTGGATATTAGTCATGTTTCATTTCCTTGTTCTTACAGCTTTCAAAattctattcattttaaatgagggTGAAAAATCAATGGGTTTCAGACATTTGGGTGTAACAGTGCCATAAAGCAGATTAGAGCCATTTGGGATTTGACTTTGAACTTTAAGGTgccatattttaaatgtaatttgagtaagaataaacaaacaaaacaaaaacaaatggaaaagaaaacccCTGAAGGTTTAAACTGACGTGTTTTATCTCTAACTCCCCTCCAAACATCGGTTTTAGCTCGCATGGTACCGTTCAAgatgtatatttaaattatatatataataaagtttaacatAAGCATTAGGTATGgcacagctgaaaaaaaaatagcaacaaaaaGTGCAACActtctagaaaaaaaaggaccatttaaatgttgtaaatggGTTTTTCAGATAATTAAGGGTTCCTATCTTCCATAATAGCTCCCTTCTAATAAGGAAAGCACTTGAATGTAGGTTTCtacaataaagaaaagaaaataactgCATAGATTTTAAACCTCTAAATTCGTATTTgcccaaaaataaaaagaacaatattttttttctactttgcaTTGTTCAGCCTGCTCACAGGCTATCCAGCCGATCTCAGCAGTTTTGGtgatttactcactcacacaaatcTCATACACTTCCCGTTCCAGAAAgtcacctgttttttttccaagcttACAGTTCACATGTCATCTTAAAGAAGTCTGAAAAAAGTTTTGACTTGCAGTGTTACTCGTTTCGGTTGTAGTTGTTGTTACTTGTGTCGATGGATATGACGATAATTCAGACTTGAGGCTCTTAtctttcagcaaccattttagtataatctTTCCatgggacaatactatagaaataaacttggatatattttagagcaggggtcaccaacctttttgaaactgagagctacttcttgggtcaCGATTAAAgtaaagggctaccagtttgatacacacaagtTGAAATAACACACAAGTTCTGAAATAAtcaatttgctcaatttaccccttaattatatgttatgttgttattaataattaatgatatttattaatcatctatatctagtcatctatattttaatattgtcattttcaaattcaaactaatgcaagtgtgatttaaaaaaagaacagcaacAAAATAATTGCGTGCAGCTCACTGTTTaatggcgctatggtgagctatttgtAGAAAAGGCctgcaccatgttggtgactcCTGTTTTAGAGTAaacaatgtgcagcttgtatagcggTACAGATTTCCGTGCTGTGAGTTAGctgacgcatgagtgctgccagcactgctttagaggttgcagaagcagaaggtccacttgCCAGTGCACGGATCATACGTCGCACACTAAAACAAGTTGGTTTGCAgggccgtcatcccagaaggaaaccTCTCCTGAAGCTGGCAAGAAAgcatgcaaacagtttgcttAAGACAACCTgttcaagagcatgaattactggaaccatgtcctgtggtctgatgagactaaaatacacttgtttggctcagatggtgtccagcatgtgtggcgacgcaCTGGTAAGGACTAGCAAGACTTGCATTTTGTCTTGTGtcttacagtcaagcatggtggtggtggcatcatgatctggggctgcatgagtgctgctggtactggggagctgtggtttattgagggaaacgtggatttcaacatgtactg
It encodes:
- the hyal1 gene encoding hyaluronidase-1, which gives rise to MGTIAHWAPCLTFICLFLTCPVMSRPLKLPSHFPFFTVWNAPTEKCASEYGIDLDLNIFDIVHNLNQSFIGSNITIFYSDKLGFYPHYNEKNVSVYGGVPQNFSLHDHLLEAYFNVQQQIPNKDFSGMAVVDWESWRPVWERNWNSKEIYQQGSRTLVKTKHPDWKPEQIEIQAKKDFEDAAQAFMEQTIKLGRGERPGGLWGFYGFPCCYNYQYKKKENYTGECPTLVMKMNNKLSWLWNVSTALYPDIYMDLSLKGRDRDIQLYARNRIIEGMRVREQVSPIKPAVIPYARIVYTYSMTFLSQEDLVHTLGESVALGTAGIVLWGDASYATNKSTCLLVKNYLDETLGRYVVNVTTAAFLCSKELCSYNGRCARRDPHSSDYLHLDPAVWTIIPKAELPDLNSNSPSYVVKMSNNNINNNHNFTKPFMCQCYPGWGGKHCEKQVALY